A single region of the Gossypium arboreum isolate Shixiya-1 chromosome 12, ASM2569848v2, whole genome shotgun sequence genome encodes:
- the LOC108477576 gene encoding uncharacterized protein LOC108477576 isoform X2 has protein sequence MEGRKVSMDVPRSDRNGTLKFLDPAFSAFLLQLPNQLQNCLKGKFRFLLSKSQIKRLGKDNVGIKSVNPFLGKEKSLSTALGIDLEKQLQAWRENPIWVNQPPEIKVSVPKGSLCNLKAKVDVGLPPDAVYNIVTDPDNKRVFKNIKEVISRKVLVDIGKRQVVDVEQKALWRFLWWSGTISVHVLVDQNREDYSMKFKQVDAGFMKKFEGHWRVEPLFIDEETCFPFKPKTWAEYCSCTGGKGRIGSKVSLDQLIQPAIVPPPPISWYLRGITSKTTEMLINDLLAEAARLKGGFDAENSVNEINEQHQVEQINDIKERWNLHRRNVKLRGKRLLTAEPSAI, from the exons ATGGAAGGGAGAAAAGTAAGCATGGATGTTCCTAGGAGTGACAGAAATGGAACACTGAAGTTTCTTGATCCAGCATTTTCTGCCTTTTTGCTTCAGCTTCCAAACCAACTTCAAAATTGTCTCAAG GGAAAGTTCCGTTTTCTTTTGTCAAAGTCACAGATCAAGAGACTAGGTAAGGATAATGTTGGAATAAAATCAGTTAACCCTTTTCTTGGGAAGGAGAAGAGTTTATCTACTGCATTGGGGATCGATCTGGAGAAACAATTGCAAGCTTGGAGAGAAAATCCTATATGGGTCAATCAACCTCCAGAAATAAAG GTCAGTGTACCAAAAGGTTCTCTTTGCAACCTTAAGGCAAAAGTTGATGTTGGATTGCCTCCTGATGCAGTGTATAATATTGTAACAGATCCTGATAACAAGAGAGTATTCAAAAACATTAAG GAAGTGATATCTAGAAAGGTTTTAGTTGATATAGGTAAAAGACAGGTGGTTGACGTGGAGCAGAAAGCTTTGTGGAGATTCCTTTGGTGGTCAGGGACCATCTCAGTTCATGTTCTAGTGGATCAAAACAGAGAAGATTACTCA ATGAAGTTCAAGCAAGTAGATGCAGGATTCATGAAAAAATTTGAAGGTCACTGGAGAGTAGAACCTCTTTTCATTGATGAAGAAACTTGCTTTCCTTTCAAACCTAAAACATGGGCAGAGTATTGTTCATGTACTGGGGGAAAAGGAAGGATTGGGTCGAAGGTGAGCTTGGACCAACTGATTCAGCCTGCCATCGTCCCTCCCCCACCCATTTCTTGGTATCTAAGGGGAATAACCAGCAAGACCACTGAGATGCTGATCAATGATCTGCTCGCCGAAGCTGCTAGACTAAAGGGTGGCTTTGACGCTGAAAATTCAGTCAACGAAATCAATGAACAGCACCAAGTTGAGCAGATTAATGACATTAAAGAAAGATGGAACCTTCATAGGAGAAATGTGAAGC
- the LOC108477576 gene encoding uncharacterized protein LOC108477576 isoform X3, with protein sequence MEGRKVSMDVPRSDRNGTLKFLDPAFSAFLLQLPNQLQNCLKIKRLGKDNVGIKSVNPFLGKEKSLSTALGIDLEKQLQAWRENPIWVNQPPEIKVSVPKGSLCNLKAKVDVGLPPDAVYNIVTDPDNKRVFKNIKEVISRKVLVDIGKRQVVDVEQKALWRFLWWSGTISVHVLVDQNREDYSMKFKQVDAGFMKKFEGHWRVEPLFIDEETCFPFKPKTWAEYCSCTGGKGRIGSKVSLDQLIQPAIVPPPPISWYLRGITSKTTEMLINDLLAEAARLKGGFDAENSVNEINEQHQVEQINDIKERWNLHRRNVKLRGKRLLTAEPSAI encoded by the exons ATGGAAGGGAGAAAAGTAAGCATGGATGTTCCTAGGAGTGACAGAAATGGAACACTGAAGTTTCTTGATCCAGCATTTTCTGCCTTTTTGCTTCAGCTTCCAAACCAACTTCAAAATTGTCTCAAG ATCAAGAGACTAGGTAAGGATAATGTTGGAATAAAATCAGTTAACCCTTTTCTTGGGAAGGAGAAGAGTTTATCTACTGCATTGGGGATCGATCTGGAGAAACAATTGCAAGCTTGGAGAGAAAATCCTATATGGGTCAATCAACCTCCAGAAATAAAG GTCAGTGTACCAAAAGGTTCTCTTTGCAACCTTAAGGCAAAAGTTGATGTTGGATTGCCTCCTGATGCAGTGTATAATATTGTAACAGATCCTGATAACAAGAGAGTATTCAAAAACATTAAG GAAGTGATATCTAGAAAGGTTTTAGTTGATATAGGTAAAAGACAGGTGGTTGACGTGGAGCAGAAAGCTTTGTGGAGATTCCTTTGGTGGTCAGGGACCATCTCAGTTCATGTTCTAGTGGATCAAAACAGAGAAGATTACTCA ATGAAGTTCAAGCAAGTAGATGCAGGATTCATGAAAAAATTTGAAGGTCACTGGAGAGTAGAACCTCTTTTCATTGATGAAGAAACTTGCTTTCCTTTCAAACCTAAAACATGGGCAGAGTATTGTTCATGTACTGGGGGAAAAGGAAGGATTGGGTCGAAGGTGAGCTTGGACCAACTGATTCAGCCTGCCATCGTCCCTCCCCCACCCATTTCTTGGTATCTAAGGGGAATAACCAGCAAGACCACTGAGATGCTGATCAATGATCTGCTCGCCGAAGCTGCTAGACTAAAGGGTGGCTTTGACGCTGAAAATTCAGTCAACGAAATCAATGAACAGCACCAAGTTGAGCAGATTAATGACATTAAAGAAAGATGGAACCTTCATAGGAGAAATGTGAAGC
- the LOC108477576 gene encoding uncharacterized protein LOC108477576 isoform X1, with translation MEGRKVSMDVPRSDRNGTLKFLDPAFSAFLLQLPNQLQNCLKGKFRFLLSKSQIKRLGKDNVGIKSVNPFLGKEKSLSTALGIDLEKQLQAWRENPIWVNQPPEIKVSVPKGSLCNLKAKVDVGLPPDAVYNIVTDPDNKRVFKNIKVLVDIGKRQVVDVEQKALWRFLWWSGTISVHVLVDQNREDYSMKFKQVDAGFMKKFEGHWRVEPLFIDEETCFPFKPKTWAEYCSCTGGKGRIGSKVSLDQLIQPAIVPPPPISWYLRGITSKTTEMLINDLLAEAARLKGGFDAENSVNEINEQHQVEQINDIKERWNLHRRNVKLRGKRLLTAEPSAI, from the exons ATGGAAGGGAGAAAAGTAAGCATGGATGTTCCTAGGAGTGACAGAAATGGAACACTGAAGTTTCTTGATCCAGCATTTTCTGCCTTTTTGCTTCAGCTTCCAAACCAACTTCAAAATTGTCTCAAG GGAAAGTTCCGTTTTCTTTTGTCAAAGTCACAGATCAAGAGACTAGGTAAGGATAATGTTGGAATAAAATCAGTTAACCCTTTTCTTGGGAAGGAGAAGAGTTTATCTACTGCATTGGGGATCGATCTGGAGAAACAATTGCAAGCTTGGAGAGAAAATCCTATATGGGTCAATCAACCTCCAGAAATAAAG GTCAGTGTACCAAAAGGTTCTCTTTGCAACCTTAAGGCAAAAGTTGATGTTGGATTGCCTCCTGATGCAGTGTATAATATTGTAACAGATCCTGATAACAAGAGAGTATTCAAAAACATTAAG GTTTTAGTTGATATAGGTAAAAGACAGGTGGTTGACGTGGAGCAGAAAGCTTTGTGGAGATTCCTTTGGTGGTCAGGGACCATCTCAGTTCATGTTCTAGTGGATCAAAACAGAGAAGATTACTCA ATGAAGTTCAAGCAAGTAGATGCAGGATTCATGAAAAAATTTGAAGGTCACTGGAGAGTAGAACCTCTTTTCATTGATGAAGAAACTTGCTTTCCTTTCAAACCTAAAACATGGGCAGAGTATTGTTCATGTACTGGGGGAAAAGGAAGGATTGGGTCGAAGGTGAGCTTGGACCAACTGATTCAGCCTGCCATCGTCCCTCCCCCACCCATTTCTTGGTATCTAAGGGGAATAACCAGCAAGACCACTGAGATGCTGATCAATGATCTGCTCGCCGAAGCTGCTAGACTAAAGGGTGGCTTTGACGCTGAAAATTCAGTCAACGAAATCAATGAACAGCACCAAGTTGAGCAGATTAATGACATTAAAGAAAGATGGAACCTTCATAGGAGAAATGTGAAGC